ttggatttttcaatccaaatctttttagcttttgcatttgaattcttttgagaaccatttcttaaagggcatgtactactaatgtgccctcctcttccacaaaagttgcaagtagtataaggacttgcacttgtggattcctttacaaaatagtttttaaaatgcttttgattttttaaagatttgaatcttagcccttgtttgtcaaaaacacatttttggctagctagaatcatttcaaaagatttttgtccacaagaaaagATTGAAAGAGATGAGGTCAAccactcatttttctttcttagaatctcattttctttttcaagatgagttttagaaactccaacatttgaaatttttttcttttacttcttcaagttctttttcaagttgttgaactttctttttaagagaaatatttgtcaaactaagtttttcaaaatcctcatacaatTCTTCAAATGCATCATGTATATCTCATCACTAaggttagagtttacctcatcaagttcatctattgccatgaagcatatgtttgccacttctttatcattttcttcttcggaggcttcatcttcactttcactccaagtggtcatcattgccttcttctttctcctcttggcttcacttttgtagagagTACAATTATATTTAATGTGTCTCGGTTTCTTGCACTTGAAACACACCAagtctcttttctcttctcatcTCTCCTTGTCatatgagatgaagattcctttttagaaaagTCTCTTTTAGAAgtgaaccttcttcctctaGACCTTTCACCCCTCATGaatttgttgaactttcttgtgatgagggttaaatcttcatcttcttcactttgtttttctttttcaactcctTCTTTTTCCTTAGTTGTAACTTTGACAGCTATGTTCTTCTTATTTTTGTCTTCACCTTCTTGTTGCTTCTTtaccaaattgatctcatatgtcatcaatgaccctatgagcttcTCCAAAGGTAGATTGGTCAAGTCTttggcttcttgaattgcgATGACCTTGGTATGCCACTTCGATGGAAGTGacctcaagatcttcatcaccttttcgaattccttgtaggtctttcccaaggcttcaagaccattgGCAATGCCGGTGAACCTAGttatcatctcaacaatagtttcattatctttcatcaaaaacaattcatagttatgaacaagtaaattgatttttgactctttaacttgatttgttccttcatgagttatttcaagtaatctccaaatttctttagccgatttgcattgacatattctattatattcactTCTATCCATAGAGCATAGCAAAGTATAAACggccttagcatttaattgaaaatttcttctatcatgCTCATctcattcttgcttgggttttggaaccatgactccatcaactagttttgaaggaaaaattgggccatcttcaatgacgtcTCATTCGTCTAAATCGgttgattgtaaaaaccaagtcattttagttttccaataggaaTAATCGGTTCCCGTAAAAAATAGAGGTCTATTGGttgcaaaactttcaatgtgagatgagcttgatggattagcCATTTCCttttagacgattaagtcttaaacaagaggcctagctctgataccaattgagaaaataaaggttaatcttaaaaaagaaaacacccaACAGGAAGAGTgaattgagattaaaaaaaatctttttaaacacaacaaatttaagcacaagatgagcaaataaaaagagataaggttagagaaatcaaactcatattttatattagttcgacacttccttgcctacgtccactctcctcaaactcctaatcgagtgagggttccactaacttgaagcttcaaccaagcttctaatcacctttacacttagattctggctccaatgggctcttacacaatctcttcaagtctcaactcacttgaaggctttatcactcaaataacaagtttaattctctcaacctagctcaacaatggctcaaatacaactcaaggctaggatAAATCataaaggtgcactaaagagtatgcaaatggagatttaatgcaccaagaaaagaatgagagcttttaaggtaagaacaagtgggtagacaaataaatgtagGTGTTTTATTGCTCGTAAATGAAGTGGGGCTCTCTATtaataggtttctaacctcgggagccaaaaaatcaaaaaacagCCTCAACCGATCAAGCTGGGGATCGACCGATTCACtagtcgttggagcatttaatgcttggcaagtGACCATTACCCTCTATCAGACCTCGACCGAGAAGAAAATGCTACTAGAAGAGAGAGTGTGTTTTTTGCACctctcaaccggacctcaataAGGAAGGGATAATCGGTCAAACGGTACCCTAATcagttgagccggttggctAGTGCCTCGACCAGTTCACCATTTTTtacccgaaaacctatcttttttggtctttttgcttctaacacttaggcaagatctttaggtaaaattatatgccaattttgaaacattttgcctaaggttcatttgatagatcttgggttttgatggaaatgtaactttaaagcataaaccgagtttttcaaagatacatgaaatgatatgtaaatcttAAGTGCAcctatgcattcatcttacatatgttttctatgattaaaggtcttccaaaagtcttgatcttgcCTCCATTAGGTCcgttgatgaatttccaaattaacacctaaaattctttataattcaaaccaattaataacttaaccatggtttgttatcatcaaaacatgattaggagaacccttgggctagcAAGTGCATACTGACATGTATGAACCtttttgtgtttatgcatggaaagtatgggtatttgatcattttattgataCATACTCTAGCTTTGGATATGTAGATAGGAAATATGATGCCTTGGATAATCACATTGAATTTTAAGGTAGAATTagataacctattgggtaaacaCATCAAGGCATTTTGATTGGATCGAGGTGGTTTGTCTAGTAGGTTTTATTCTTTCCATATGCAGCATGAGATCATACCTCAATTGTGTGCGCCAAGGACTCCATTGcaaaatggagtaatggaaagaagatattgaactttgatAGACAAAGTGAGATCGGTGATTGGTTCCTAATTACTTCCCATATTCTTTAGGGATATATCTTAAAGACTGTATAATACCTCTTTTTCTAAAGAGGTGTATCAGTTTATAGGATATCCAAGAGGATTTTgggattattactttatagtcgGGATTATCAAAAGGTGTTTGTTGTTATAAATACCATATTTCTAATGAAGACtatgatatgtaataaggcaaataatgatatagattggagaatactagaagatagtcccactaTACACAACATACCATGGATCCAGTAGCAACCATTCCCATTTCTAGTACACTGATGCCTTGTTGTAGTGGGAGGATTGTTAAACAACCAGACGgattcatgtatttgggaaAGTCTTTCGAGGTCATTCTAAAGGAACATGAGATCGGTATCATACATTACAATGATACAATGAGTGATGTGTATACACATTTTTTGGCAAAAGGTTATGGAGGCAGAGTTAGAATCCTTATTATTCTAATGTGGTATGGGTTCTTGTAGAAGCACCTAAAGTAATAAAACCCATAagtgtaagttggtctacaagaggaacaaCAGAGTAGATGGAAAAGTTAATATTTATGTGGCTAGGTTGTAGCTAAATTTTATAGTTCAAAACATTGTTTCGAATACAGGAAACCTTTTCACcaattatttaatgatgttctagtttcacttttataaatccttattccatgtattatacattatgagcattcttgcatgcatcttttgcattgtacgtgacttgggtgcattaggagttgcaagAAGATCTAATtcatgggttctttgcaaaTATATCACTTATTCACAATCGGTTCATAGGTCTAGGCAactcattagaggttgtagtgcaccacctcttaattggatGGATGGTTAGTCTTGGCTATCGAGATGGTTTTCCCAtagtaagtgcactagtgtgtatggttacacattagacagaACCTACAGTGAGTCATGATTGAAGGTtgtcaagtagtcatgacctcaccaagctacttcattgtgttgtctctcaaccttgagagaatattgagcttgtattAAAGTTAGTAATAGCTTTGACCTACGAGTGAGATCGTAAGtcaatcatatattccctatagattgggtcactattaatggaagCTGGTAGCAACaggtattttcaataaaggcaccatgatatctcatgggattgagacaatgtgtcctcttaggtgatcctaaagaggtgtgttcatggaaactatggccataataattccttaagtggaacttaacATAGACATTTTaagagctaagacatgtcaattgaacatacaataggaggatttgtaactcaaggatagtagatatagtcttgaaaggttgatagctatcaccttgttagactacagaTACCAGTTCATAGGGacactgaacacaatggatagcaggtcacaaACCCAAGCACGTAATGtttcgttgttatttacataggatactagagtttagttgattctctatagtgggatgttgaatcaacttcagaattggattctgagggaaccaatactcctatgggtcctagtggtccccactctgaactcatataccttgttggcgtGGATTATGAGGGTCGAATTAGCTCTAAgttcatttttgtgcataagggtgttttagtaattacgcaaggttgcataagggtaagtgaacaaggtctttggatttggctaattaattaattagtaggccctattgggttaattaatcaattaggacccattttagaATAGAtcaagtgacccaagcccatgtgggctaaagtcacttaagcccaattaggaaccctataaataccccctagggATTAgagtttccataacttttgtcttccatcaTCTAGAAAGAAAGAGAGTTCTAGTCTCCACCCTCATTTCCTCCCAACCGGAAGTGTGTCAAGAACAAAGTTGAGTCATTGGGCGGAAGATTGtaggtttacgagacttccaacaactttaaggtcatcttcaacacttggattttgaggtttgtgaacatccaaacctaaaggttaatactttaaccctaaaaaatcaatttaaaaaaaaaaaattggtattgcttccattgcttagatctaaggtGTCAACAGATTCTAAGGAagtcaatactcctatgggtcctagtagtCTCCACTCttagctcatattccttgatggcatggtttatgagggttggatagGTTTTTAGTTGtgcttttgtgcataagggtgttttagtaattatataaggttgcacaaggataagtgagtggtatctctAAACTAGGCTAATTATATAAGATTATAAATACCTGGTGGCTCTTTCTTATGTCTAGACATTGAGATAGTGAAaatctcaagggtggaggctaaGGTTCTCTTTCTAGACTGTATAGAGAAAATGACAAgacatggaaaccctaacctttaaaagggtatttataagcttcctattgggcttaagtgattaATTAAGGCtatgtatggttaattaatcaattagtaacctttttgggctaaattaagtgactcaaactcatggtgggcttaagtcacttaagcccaataggaaGCCAAAAATgttactaattgattaattaaccatacataGCCCTAATTAATCACTTAAGCGCACCAtgagcttgggtcacttaatttagcccaaaaaggttactaattgattaattaaccacacatAACCCTAATTAATCACCTAAGCCCAATAGgaagcttataaatacccctttagaggttagggtttccatgtcTTGTCATTTTCTCCCTACAgtctagaaaaaaaaaccttagcctccacccttgagattTTCACTATCTCGGTGTCTAGACATAAGAAAGAGTCATCGGGTAGAAGATTATGGTGTTTGCGAGATCCATTAcaactttggagttatctataGAATCGATCTAGAAACATCTGAATCAAAGGTATGCGACATTATTCTctaaatctatattttctatggtatatccatttttttttaacacctATTTGTCAACtacgatagatttagagagcctggGATATATTTGCATGCACCTTACACGATCCAGAGCATGAGAATGAAGTGATCTGAGGTTCCCAACAAAACCTAATAGggttaactaattaattagaaTCCAAGTGAGTTGGATTAGGTGACTCAAGTTCGATTtgggctcaagttacttaagcctaCAGGGAGCCTTATATATACCCCCCTTAGGGATTAAGGTTTTAAacttttgtcaatttttttgtCTTCCAAAGAGGTGCCCTAGCCATCCTTAAGGATTTGGTGAACCATTATGACGAAAGATTAGGTGAAAAAACATCGGGTAAATGAGTTCTATGTTGTTTTCCACATTTTCATCAACTTGGAAATGATTTGAGAACATCTAAATCCAGATATGTTTGTGTTATTCTCTAAATCTGCTTATTATTATGGTTTTTAAGTGTCATGCTTCTGTTTGATTAGATCTGGAGAAGCCTATGGTAGATAGCCTACACCTTATATGGATAAAGGCCCAAACAGAGTAATTTGGAGTCCCAAAAAAGTGATCAAGTGGAAGAACACCAAATAAATAAGCTTCACAATGGTTTTTTATGGTTTTGGAATATTCCTCAACAACTTCATCGACTTGgaattgatttaggaacatccaaattgaaggtatgttttttatatctttatatttaagttattttatggttttttatataattttttccatttgaaTTAATCTAGAGATGCCTAGGGTAGATGGCATGCACCCTATATGATACAAGGCTAAGAAATGGAGTAATTCGAAGTTCctgataataatttaaataatataatacgaatcataattaattattaaataataataataattaaaattaatttttaaacattgaaTAATGACAATTTAAATAATAGAATAAGAATCAttactaattattaaaaataataattaaaattaattttcaaacaatttagttgaaaaaatgatatgataataagaaataaatgcatgtgtaaattttagtttttataaaataaatttattattttagaaagtgCAAATTTTAAAGATGAATATGCACccttaatattgaaaaaaaattaaattagaaaaataggtTAAATTAGGAAAACAATATCATCCTTATCCACTCTTCCTTGCATAGCacttgtaaaacaaaattttaattaatagttCATGATATCAAAATAACCAAAATCTTTCCAAATGCATCAATCATCAACACCATGCCATTTCctaacatttaaaatttgatattagtgtgtgtatatatatatatatattgtaaaagaTTATACTCCGAGACGATGAGTTGTCAAAATTTTGAACCAAATCAGGGAATTCGTGGAATGGAAATCTCAAACTCCCATTCCATGCACCAAATATCCGCCAGGCATTACTTGAGATGATAAGTATACAATGGTTGAAAGTATTTCAGGTTGAAATAAAAGActggaaagaagaaaagaaaaagaaatattggaattgaaatgattaaaaaaatatgataaataaacaataaaaataatttgaaaggaATATTTTATcagatgaaaaatgaaaacagaggTGGGGCACGTGAGGAAGGCGAGGGATGGAGGAATGAAAGTTCCGAAACATGCGCAGGAAAGGTGGATTGAGTAAACACGCCTCCAAAATCGAGAAAGTTCGAATAAGAATAGAAGCAATCGAAATAAGTAGAAAATGACGGGTATTCTCAAGTATGGGAATCCTACACCCTCTTTGCTTTGGCTTCCTTCACGCTTTAACAGCTGCTTTCTTTCTATTATTCAAAGTAAAGTAGGATCCATGTGACCATTGGTTAATCAAAAAAAAGTCAAGCCATATagtaaatttcttctttttctttttgttaaatttaaaacatactACTGGGATAATgcagatataaaaattatgtaaatagtggagaggaagaagaaaagtgGAGGGTTTGGACATTGAGACAAGAAGCAGAAAAATAAGCGGAGCAACGGAAGGGTCCAGGGACAGTTGGTTGACAGCGTGTTGGCACCTGTCtgtcttttttttatttgagttcttGTCTGAAAATCTAAAAAGCCTCTCTCTCTCCGGTACAGAGGCTACGGACCACATACACAACAACACTAGTAAGCAATGGAGCAAAGGGTatagaaattaaagaagaagaagaagaaaagaaataacatGTCGTTATCTTGTGGGATGGAGTGTGTGGTGTTGGTAGGTTGCAGCCGTTGGGCATGGAAGCGCTGCACCTACATAGGGTCAGATGATAGCAGCAGCTGGCCGCTGGCCACCCCGGAGGAGTTCGAGCCCATTCCTCGCGTCTGCCGCCTCATCCTGGCCGTCTACGAATCCGACCTCAACCACCCACAGTACTCCCCACCAGGGGGGTACAGGGTGAAACCAGAGTGGGTTGTGAAGCGTGTCACCTACGAGCAAACCCAGGGCCACGCCCCTCCCTACCTCATCTACGCCGACCACGACAACCATGAGATCGTGCTGGCCATCCGGGGTCTCAATCTCGTCAAGGAGAGCGACTACAAGCTCCTCCTTGACAACCGCTTGGGTATGCAGATGTTCGACGGGGGCTATGTTCATCACGGCCTCCTCAAGTCCGCCACTTGGCTGCTCGCCCAAGAATCCGAAACCCTAGAGCGTTTGTGGGTGGACAATGGGCGTTGCTACAGGATGGTGTTTGCGGGACACTCACTGGGGTCGGGCGTGGCGGCCTTGTTGACGGTGATCGTGGTCAATCACCGCGACCGCCTTGGAGATGTTCCCAGGAGTCTCGTAAGCTGCTATGCGTTGGCCCCCGCCAGATGTATGTCCCTCAATTTGGCCGTCAAGTACGCCGATGTTATTCATTCTGTCATCTTGCAGGttcattctttcatttatttgttaagGTGTTTTTTCATCCCATTCCATTTCCTTCCACATCAATCCATCAATCAATCGATTATCTGAGCCTGCCCTTTTCTACATGGATCTGATCCAGGACGATTTCTTACCAAGGACACCCACCCCCTTGGAAGAtatttttaagtcaattttttggtaatttcctttctttctaCTTGTCTCTcccttattatttgatttttattctaAGCCATGCCTTAATGTCCTTTCCACAGCTTGCCCTGCTTATTATTTGGGGTTTGCCTGAGGGATACCTTTATTCCAGAAGGTCGGAAGCTTAGAGATCCCAGAAGACTATTTGCACCTGGCCGCATGTATCACATTGTAGAAAGAAAGTTTTGCAGGTGATACCTACATCCAAAATCCAAACTATTcccatttttgtttctaatggACTATCCATCTCTAGGGACTGTTTCAATTTTTCCAAAGTTCCCTCCCTTAGCCTACTTTAGGTTATTTCTCTGCTATATTCAGAAGTGGTATTCTGTGCTCATTTTGAAGTTCCATGTAGAGGACACATACATATATCCATGTGAATTGGGAGCTCATatgttatattttcaattttgaatggGGTTTGGTCATAGATTGGCAAATAATAGAGGTAGAAATTTACATTTCAACCACCTCATTCTATATATTCATTAATGAGTCTCCTTCCAACTTCTTTTCTAGTTCAAGGGGTTTAAGGTGAGGGGATCCTCTCACCTCTTCTTATTTTGGTTAGGAAGGCCCTTAGAAGATTAACTAACAAAGTGATAGAGGGGAACTTTTAAGGGGATCCAAAATTGGTTGTGCTAGAGGAGAGGGAGTTATTGATGCACGTAGGGTAATAAATGCTCTAATACTCTTTCCTTTCAGGTACCTAATACATTGAGCCTTGAAATACCAAACAGAACTTCATACTTGTGTCTATCTGTACCATACCCAAGTGCCACATTTCATAGTATTTGATTAAGTTATCCTTGTTTTATTGGACTTACCCCAATAGACTTTTATAGTTAAGCAAGCAGCTGAATGCAGAATGCTAAAGCAGTTACTCCTAAAATGTGATTCATCTATCACCTAAATCAAGTTGATAGAGAAATGTGATTCATGTCTGGGTTTCTTCAAACACCACTAATCATGGTCTATTTCGCTGATGATAAGCGATGTGAATGAAGAACGTCCTAAGAATGAATCCaactaatttctttttttaaaaaaaaaaaagaaagaaagaaagaaaagaggctCCCTCATGCAGCTCTCGTGGCAGGTGCTCTTGCTTAGAAATAAGAAGTCCCTGTCTTTTCAAGCACATAGTTGGGCTACCAAATGGGTATGGTCTGCTTATCAGATGATTCGTAGTTTTACTGCATGCATTTTATTGGCCCCTGGCACTATAACAATGCATTTGAAAGTAGCTATAAATGGGTCGACTCAAACAACAATAGTCAAATACACTTGGGACTGGATATATATACTAGCCAGATGAAACCCTGTTGTGTCGGCCAGGGTTATTAACCTTGACTCTTGTGTTCAGGAAAATATTGAGCAAGTATTCTAACCTGGATTCTAGTTTTTGGGAAAATATTCCTGCTGTTTTTAGAGAAATATTACATTTTTGAACAACCCCTGTACTATGTACATTTTCTCTATTATATTTTAACTTTCCTGCAAAAGTCCTCTATTCTGAAAGGAGATTGATAGTATCATCTACTAAAAGAGTTATACTTCCTCTGAAACTGAATTTTTTGCTGTTTGTGATCTTAGATGTGGGAGGTATCCACCAGAGGTCAGAACTGCCATTCCTGTTGATGGAAGGTTTGAGCAAATCGTTTTATCATGCAATGCCACATCTGATCATGGAATTATTTGGATTGAAAGAGAAGCAGATAAGGCTTTACAAGTAAGTGGAGAGAAATTTTGTATCCTACTATTGAAACTAGATGCTTTTTCATTCCTAAGTTTTCTCAGTTTCTCCAGATGTGCTGTTATTAGGCTACTAGGTTACTAGTTTTGCTCATATAGGCCACTCAGCATATCCATTAAAGCAGCAATTAATTATTAGTCGATCAAACTGCTTATTTTCATCCATCCCACTGTGATTAAGTAAATGAAGAACCTAAAATTAGTCAACAAGTACATCTAATATCAGGTGATCAGAAATTATTTGCAATTAAGAACAATACTAAATTAACAGACCTTGGTAGTGGTCAACATAAGCTTAgaatatcttttgttttttccgTCTCCCATCACTATATACTATAGGCTGCTTTGGACCACAAATGTACATATCCATAATCAACTTGGctatttacctttttattgGTTGGAAAAAGCCATTTCTGTCGCTTGATTATAGCCTGATGAGATAATGTGACTGCACAATCGAAAAATTTTCTTTGAGCATTCCAGTATCATATCATtgcaaatttattatatatttataaaattcctGTTTACAATGGTGTAGAATGATTCAAGAACTTCTATATATGATCAGGTTTCCAATATTGTTGTATGGAACATCGTGTTGGGCTGCATTCACATGcacatatctttagtgcactgCACTGATTGttcaaaaaacaccaaaaccaaaacccaaCCTCCATGACCACCCCCACTTTGAAGAGTGTGAATGCATTTAACACTAGCATCCAAGCTTCAATCCAGAATGTAAATAAGCTCATAACTACTGATTTTTACCAGTGTTGATCATGATAATATGTCCTAAAGATTTACTGCTGGCATGCATCTGAATTCATGAACTCTCTCTTTGAGCGAGCATATTAAGGTGAATTTCTGGAACAGAAAACAGAGGGAATGGAACTTGAGACCATCCACTGCTAATGCttaccattaaaaattttctgtTCGTAAGTTGCCTTGTATACCTTTTTCCAGAGAATGAAGGAGATGAGCTCCGAGACCAGAACAACTGCTCCAAAAATACAGAAACTAGAGAGGTTACAGACAATTGAAAAAGAACACAAAGATGCATTGGAAAGAGCTGTGA
Above is a genomic segment from Vitis riparia cultivar Riparia Gloire de Montpellier isolate 1030 chromosome 14, EGFV_Vit.rip_1.0, whole genome shotgun sequence containing:
- the LOC117929789 gene encoding uncharacterized protein LOC117929789 translates to MSLSCGMECVVLVGCSRWAWKRCTYIGSDDSSSWPLATPEEFEPIPRVCRLILAVYESDLNHPQYSPPGGYRVKPEWVVKRVTYEQTQGHAPPYLIYADHDNHEIVLAIRGLNLVKESDYKLLLDNRLGMQMFDGGYVHHGLLKSATWLLAQESETLERLWVDNGRCYRMVFAGHSLGSGVAALLTVIVVNHRDRLGDVPRSLVSCYALAPARCMSLNLAVKYADVIHSVILQDDFLPRTPTPLEDIFKSIFCLPCLLFGVCLRDTFIPEGRKLRDPRRLFAPGRMYHIVERKFCRCGRYPPEVRTAIPVDGRFEQIVLSCNATSDHGIIWIEREADKALQRMKEMSSETRTTAPKIQKLERLQTIEKEHKDALERAVSLKIPHATTNTEDKEESSLEKSAEACQDEIEDASQSKSAQTGRETSWDEVVKKLYKRNESGKLLLKSDTDAPK